AAATTGCAGTCCAGGTGATGAAAAATATGTTGAGACTGAACGAGGCATTCGGAGCATATAGCGAATACATTACCCCTATTCCACACATAGAAGCTATATAGAAGAGTGTTGACATGAATAGGCCAAGAAAGCAGCTGCAAATATATATCTCTGAGCTCAAACATGAAGCTTATAAAAAAAGAGTAAGACAAATAACATAGCTGCAAAAAGTTATTTTTAGTAGTATTGTTTCGAGGCTTCCAATAAATAATACCTTTGCTTTTGTCCCTCTTCAGGCGTCCAATAGGAATTCCACCAAGTGATGAACTCGATCACACTTATGAGTTGGAGAACAAGAAAAACCCTGTACCATGTGGAAGAAAATCAGTTGGTGCATCACTTGATACAAATGAGAAATCAATTACCTAATGTTTTTAAGGATTTGAGTTTACCCTGCACCAACACGAGCAACTTCTCCTGCAAGAAGATGTATTAATTGTCAGGAGGTTCAAATTATTGATTGGCTCTTGATTCATATATGGAAAAAGAACTTCGGAGTATCATGGAAACGTACCATATAGTTGAATGAAACCCGAAGGAACAAAGAGTGAAATGACTAGTGATATGACCCATATAATGAACTTTAATGCCCACCATTCGGAGTGCCTCAGATTTCCACCATCATACAATTTGCTTGTCTTGAATGTTGCAAGAAACATTATGAAGAAGAATATCTGGATTCATGTTAAGGATGCTACATTGTGACGGCAATGCTATTGACAATTAAGTAGCAAACAGAAATGGAGGGAAAATTATTCTAGATTTCACAGAGAAAGATACAAAACATCCTAAACTAACACGAAGAACTCCCATTTTCTGATAACAACTACGTCCCTCGATTCCACAGGCTTTTACATATGCAGAGCACATTTAGAAAAGGTAAAAGTTAGTGTAAGAACTacatatatttaacaaaaaaaagtGTAAGAACAAAATTATTAAGAAACACATCAGGTTTTTCCCTTAAATGTGGCGAAGGAACTTTCACATACAGTGGAGGTCAGAGAAAACGATTTGGCCATAGTCCCGAACAGCCCAAGCAATCAGATTTGTCAATAAGAATATAATGCCATATGAGTAGCGTGCTCGTTGCGACTTTTTCCTTTTAACCAAGCATTCAATGCTCTTCTGTTGAGATGCATAATGTTCCTTCAACAGTTTCATCTCAGAGTTACTTAGTCTGACTTCGATTACTCTAGCCTCCGGATCACTTAGTCTAATTTTAATCACCTGGCCTTCCTCAACCATATCTTCAGTCTTAACCAATTCCAAAGACTCACCCATCCTGAAATTTATAATTTGTAAAATTTATTCACGTAAAATGGAGTTCCAACAATTCAACCCAAGCTAGCATACCTTCAGCTTATATTATTTGATTTATTATTGTGCCACAATCGCAACTCTATCTCATTTGTGTCAAGTGCAGCATAAATAAAAGGCGCTGTTCCTTCTTCCTGCAAGATCATAAAATTACATTACGATCGACAATTAAGTGCAGTCCCAGATGAGGaataagcttaaaggaagaacTTTTGCTCAAAACTTGAGGTAAGTTTCTTTGCCTACCAATTAATACAAGTTTTTCACTTGCTGGAGGTACAATGTACAAGCAATAACCAATAAATTCTTCTTCTTTATATGAATGCAAAACTACATTGCCGGAAGAACTTGCTTCATGCACAGCATGTAGCGGATTAATAATCTAGCTGCTATATTTAAGTTTTTGGTAAAACAATAGAATCCAGTATAAAAAAATTGATATACCATAATAACTTCTAGTGGACATTAAAACTTCTTATGTACCTCAAACAGCTCATCAAGAATGCAACTGTGCAATGCATAAGAACTACTATGTATATTATTCGGAACAGGAGAACTACTACTTACAACAATGAAGTGACACTGCTAAATGAAAACATGAAAAGTAACCAACCTTACTCTAAAGGACTTGAAGAAGAAAACTCTTCAGAGAATTACACTCTTTGTTGATGAAAGAAGTGAGGATGAAGTACTGGGGGGGGGGGGAATTGATTAATCTTGTGCTTGGCTCATATCTTTTCCAAACAAGAAGATAAACATATAAGTACAAACTAACAAACCCCAATCTCACATATGCATAAATCTCTCATTACAATTTTCTGTTAATATTTTTAGTCTATGGTCTGCCCACCTACCAAGTATAGTCTAGTAGTGCAATACTATCAGATCCTCCTAATTAATTTGGAAGGTTAACTAAATTCTCAGTGTCTAAATACTTGTTTCTGAGTTCGAGTCTGTCTGGGTTCACACAATCTTAATACTATCAAATAAACATGCTAAGTGTATCACCTTCCTTTAAATTCATATTCGAAGTCTGTTTAACGTAGAAACTAAAACATGCCAGTTCCTCCATAACTTAAAAATTAAGTTACCATAAAATCAAATTATTAGCTAAACAAGTAAACGAACTTATCGAATTTTTGCTCTTGAACCAACCAAACGTAAATGTAACTTACACACATGATTGTTATGATCCGTTAAATCCAACATTTCATATATAGtaatatatatttgaattttaaaataacCAAACAATGTTTAAATTAGCGGAAAATAGATGTTACTTCTTGTTATAAGTGCGATCCTTATTCGGTTAAATTCATCATTTATTCCGGCGAGCGAAGTAAAGGCCATGGTGGGGAATCAAATAAAATGGTACAAAGTACTCcttccgtcccaatttatctgttatatttaatttgacttgatcaaaaattttatatagtatataataaaaaaaattacaaaaattatatcattagaaagtacatgtaatttattttaatatgtatttttcgattttttaaaataataaaatattgatatttaatttatGATCAAAGTTAGGTCAATTTGACCACAAAAAGTCAAACATGACATATAAATTGGGGTTAAGAAAAATGTAGTCTGAAAGTGTAGATCGACTGTTTTTTGTGAAGACACGTGTTAATAAAATTAGATAAGTTAAAGTTTAATTTATTAAGAAAGCCTTTAATTACGCGTCCTTTTGCATGTAATGAAAATCCTAATGACCGTTGTAGAGGTGCAGGAGCGGTGCTCGAGATAAGTCCTCATTAGTATACTACCATTTCTAAATTGAAGCATTTACCACTTAATATACAG
This genomic interval from Apium graveolens cultivar Ventura chromosome 8, ASM990537v1, whole genome shotgun sequence contains the following:
- the LOC141678169 gene encoding uncharacterized protein LOC141678169 isoform X1, encoding MGESLELVKTEDMVEEGQVIKIRLSDPEARVIEVRLSNSEMKLLKEHYASQQKSIECLVKRKKSQRARYSYGIIFLLTNLIAWAVRDYGQIVFSDLHSCGIEGRSCYQKMGVLRVSLGCFIFFFIMFLATFKTSKLYDGGNLRHSEWWALKFIIWVISLVISLFVPSGFIQLYGEVARVGAGVFLVLQLISVIEFITWWNSYWTPEEGQKQSCFLGLFMSTLFYIASMCGIGVMYSLYAPNASFSLNIFFITWTAILLLVMMAMSLYSKQVNRGLLSSGIMASYIVFLCWSAIRSEPASKKCGAQTHGNGHSDWTSILGFLIAICSIVMATFSTGIDSKTFQFRKNEPQVEDDIPYKYGFFHLVFALGAMYFAMLFISWNLYSPTTKWSMDVGWASTWVKIVNEWFAATIYLWKLISPLVKQTRVANHEEKSGQQSDTLESQ
- the LOC141678169 gene encoding uncharacterized protein LOC141678169 isoform X2, yielding MGESLELVKTEDMVEEGQVIKIRLSDPEARVIEVRLSNSEMKLLKEHYASQQKSIECLVKRKKSQRARYSYGIIFLLTNLIAWAVRDYGQIVFSDLHSCGIEGRSCYQKMGVLRVSLGCFIFFFIMFLATFKTSKLYDGGNLRHSEWWALKFIIWVISLVISLFVPSGFIQLYGEVARVGAGVFLVLQLISVIEFITWWNSYWTPEEGQKQSCFLGLFMSTLFYIASMCGIGVMYSLYAPNASFSLNIFFITWTAILLLVMMAMSLYSKVNRGLLSSGIMASYIVFLCWSAIRSEPASKKCGAQTHGNGHSDWTSILGFLIAICSIVMATFSTGIDSKTFQFRKNEPQVEDDIPYKYGFFHLVFALGAMYFAMLFISWNLYSPTTKWSMDVGWASTWVKIVNEWFAATIYLWKLISPLVKQTRVANHEEKSGQQSDTLESQ